The Alphaproteobacteria bacterium US3C007 genomic interval TATCTCCCCGATATCTATATCTTTGGAGTTCTCTTGTGCGTCTATTTTATGAAGGATTTCCTTTAACACCCGCTCAAATCAGCGTTTTAGAAAAAACAAATCGCTACAGCGCTCAAACGCGAAGCGCGCGAAGGCGCGCTCGTCAGTACAGCTTTGAAGCAAGCGCTAATAAGTTTTTCAATGAGGCAAAACCAAGATGAAACAATTGGTCGAATGCCTTCAAAAAGGCTAATATTGAATGACAAGATCAGTCCAAAACAAAACGCAGATCTCCGTTCAATTAAGCATCTCTACAACTGGTGCTGTAAATCAAAAGTTTGATGCTTTAACGGATAACCTGCGGTTCCTTCATTCGCTGCACAATAAAACTATTAGCTTTAATCTTGCCAGCGAGAGTACCAACTCTGTATTTGTGCGCGCTGTTCCTCTTGATGCAGTAGTTTCTCACATCTTAGAGGTAAGCGATGCAGCGATTTCTCCGCAATATAGCGCTGCTCCTCGTGGACGCCCTTGGAAGCCGCGTATTGCAGCTGGTATTACAGCCTTGCAGCAACACAGACATTCACTAGCCGTTTCAGCGCTTCAAAGTTCAGGCCCTCGAATTATAACTACGCGAAAAGAAGCGCTTATCCGCTATCTAAGCAAGCATCGCATATTTAAACAGCTTCCATCAGACGCAGAACTCAGCAGAATTTTTAATCTTTAATTCTCAAAGACACACCTGTGTCACACTTTATAAGAAACTTAACCAGCTTAAGCAAAATGCTGCAGCTCTTAGTGTTTTTAGCACAGTTCATAAAACAATACACCAAACGTAAAAAAGCCCGCTTGCGCGGGCTTTTCTGTAGGCTTTTGCGTTGCGCTTAACCTTGCAGCAGACTCAGCACGTTTTGCTTCGAGGCATTGGCCTGCGCCAGCATCGCGGTTGACGCTTGCTGTAAAATCTGCGACTTAGCCAGCGAAGTAGTTTCAGCCGCAAAGTCTGCATCTTCAATCCAACCACGAGCAGCTTGTAAATTATTTAACATTGATGTCAGGTTTGAAAATGTGTTGTCTAGGCGGTTGCTCTTTGCGCCCAATTTAGCACCTTGAGCGTTCAGCGTTACCAGCGCGGTGTCGATTTGAATATCAGAAAAACCTCGTAGGTGACCTTACATTTACCGCTAGCTTTAAAGCTGGTTATTTGAGCAGTGATGCGGGTTAAAGCCCAAGCTCATCTAACGCTCCTTTTAGATACGGCTTAAACTTTCGCCAAGCTTGCGAACTACCTGAGTAAACCTTTTCTCTGACCTGTTGCTGAGAAGCTGTTCTTACGCTCTGCGTGTTTTCTTGTGGTGAAAGGCAATTATCCTCCCAATCTAAGCCTAAATGCTCAATTAATTTTTTTGTTTCAGGCTCTTGGTCAAGTGTAAGCTTATCGTAATCCAAATTATAGATTTGATCGCTATATTGTTGATCCCAGAAGTCCATCAAATCTTGGTATAATTTGAAGTAAGCTACAGTGTCGTTCAAGTCATAGCTATAACCTAAGCCTTTTGCAGAAAAATAATGCTTGAAATTTGACCAACAGGTAGCTGCTGGGTCACGCTTTAAATGAATTATTTTCGCTTCAGGAAGTATTTTTAATATTAGCCCTAAATGCAGAAAATTTTGAGGCATTTTATCGATCACAAACGGGAAGCCATTTGAAACTTTTTCTAACTCGTTCAAATAGGCATCACGAACTTGGAGACTATTGTCTGAATTAATGACCTGATTGCCCAAGCTAAGAGGATCGCCGAAGCGGGCCAAAAATGGTAACTCACCA includes:
- a CDS encoding flagellin → MQIDTALVTLNAQGAKLGAKSNRLDNTFSNLTSMLNNLQAARGWIEDADFAAETTSLAKSQILQQASTAMLAQANASKQNVLSLLQG